Proteins from a single region of Parambassis ranga unplaced genomic scaffold, fParRan2.1 scaffold_27_arrow_ctg1, whole genome shotgun sequence:
- the LOC114430708 gene encoding trace amine-associated receptor 1-like: MTDTSHCSEIVNFNNIPANSHSTICGLLNVIIGLLAVITVCGNLLVIISIIYFKQLHTPTNSLILSLAVADLLVGIVVFPLSMALSLRSCLDLNVLSCKVRGSFDISLCTCSILNLVCIAVDRYYAVCQPLTYRAKINHCVVVVMVLMCWGVSVLTGVVIVFAGLNNENCGDRCMTDILVANTVGAILTFYLPVIIMLCIYLKIFLVAQRQARMIHNTTKCGAAVSKMERKATKTLAIVLGVFLFCWSPFFLCISFIPLTGKLAPISVNESVRWLALSNSMFNPFIYAFFYSWFRSAFRMIISGRIFQGDVTNCKLH, translated from the coding sequence ATGACTGACACAAGTCACTGCTCTGAGATTGTTAACTTCAATAACATACCAGCAAACAGCCATTCCACTATATGTGGATTGTTAAATGTGATCATAGGTTTGTTAGctgttatcactgtgtgtggaaaCCTGCTTGTTATAATCTCCATCatttacttcaaacagctgcacactcctaCTAACTCTCTCATCCTGTCTCTGGCTGTGGCTGACCTGCTGGTTGGGATCGTTGTCTTTCCTCTCAGCATGGCGTTGTCGCTCAGATCTTGTCTGGATTTGAATGTTTTATCCTGCAAAGTGAGAGGCAGCTTTGATATTTCACTGTGCACATGTTCTATACTGAACCTGGTTTGCATTGCTGTCGACAGATACTATGcggtgtgtcagcctctgacGTACAGAGCTAAAATcaatcactgtgttgttgtggtcATGGTCCTGATGTGCTGGGGGGTTTCTGTTCTGACTggggttgttattgtatttgCTGGATTGAACAATGAAAACTGTGGAGACAGGTGTATGACAGACATCCTTGTGGCAAACACTGTAGGTGCCATATTAACCTTTTACCTCCCAGTGATCATAATGCTGTGTATCTACCTGAAGATTTTCCTTGTTGCACAGAGACAGGCGCGCATGATCCACAATACGAcaaagtgtggagcagctgtcagtaagatggagaggaaggccacCAAAACTCTGGCTATAGTTCTGGGAGTCTTTCTTTTCTGCtggtctcctttctttctttgcatcaGCTTCATACCTCTTACTGGTAAATTAGCACCCATCTCTGTGAATGAGTCGGTCAGATGGCTCGCATTATCAAACTCAATGTTCAAcccatttatttatgctttcttcTACAGCTGGTTCAGATCAGCCTTCAGAATGATCATTTCTGGGAGAATATTTCAAGGTGATGTTACTAACTGTAAACTGCACTGA